Proteins encoded within one genomic window of Bacteroidota bacterium:
- the thiF gene encoding sulfur carrier protein ThiS adenylyltransferase ThiF — translation MDFETVKSKLKKYTIGIAGAGGLGSNCAVALARVGIGTLIICDFDVVDESNLNRQYYFKKQIGEKKVLALAENIKAINPDVEVEAHDIKLCEGEIKRKFKDCDVIVEAFDKASEKEMIIEAVLTHFPDKPIVVGLGMAGFGDSNSIQLQKNNNLYVCGDGQSEVSDENPPLAPRVGMVAHMQANTVLEILLTK, via the coding sequence ATGGATTTTGAAACAGTCAAGTCAAAGCTAAAAAAATATACGATTGGTATTGCAGGTGCAGGAGGACTCGGCTCTAACTGTGCTGTTGCCTTGGCTCGTGTAGGAATTGGCACACTAATTATTTGTGATTTTGATGTGGTGGATGAATCCAATCTCAACCGACAGTATTATTTCAAAAAGCAAATAGGAGAGAAGAAAGTTTTAGCTTTAGCAGAGAATATCAAAGCCATTAATCCGGATGTTGAAGTAGAAGCTCACGATATCAAATTATGTGAAGGTGAAATTAAACGCAAGTTTAAAGACTGTGATGTGATTGTTGAAGCATTTGATAAAGCCTCAGAAAAAGAAATGATTATAGAAGCTGTTCTGACTCATTTTCCTGATAAACCAATAGTTGTTGGTTTAGGGATGGCTGGGTTTGGTGATAGCAATAGCATACAACTGCAAAAGAATAACAACCTATATGTTTGTGGAGATGGGCAGTCAGAAGTCTCAGATGAAAATCCGCCCTTAGCGCCCCGTGTAGGTATGGTAGCCCACATGCAAGCCAATACCGTTTTAGAAATATTATTGACCAAATAG
- a CDS encoding FMN-binding protein, with the protein MKISIIAILFSLLFLTNGENIKLSKSSLKKIDKLLAEQFEGEAISYLYFKSFDSTKDLYSILSNGNNIAFLVVSSAKGRYDYFDYYILYDLNLEIQKIEVLVYRSDHGMEICNKRWLVQYEGMKSGEKREFSKDIDAISGATLSSRSITEDINIINSRIAELVKL; encoded by the coding sequence ATGAAGATCTCAATAATAGCTATCTTATTCTCCTTATTGTTTTTAACGAATGGGGAAAATATTAAACTAAGCAAATCGTCACTCAAAAAGATTGATAAACTGTTAGCTGAACAATTTGAAGGAGAAGCTATCTCATATCTTTATTTTAAATCTTTTGATTCAACAAAAGACCTGTATTCAATTCTTTCAAATGGAAACAACATAGCCTTTTTGGTTGTATCAAGTGCAAAAGGTCGCTACGACTATTTTGACTATTACATTTTATATGATTTAAATCTGGAAATACAAAAAATCGAGGTATTGGTTTATCGATCTGATCATGGAATGGAAATTTGCAATAAAAGGTGGCTCGTTCAGTATGAGGGAATGAAATCGGGAGAGAAAAGAGAATTCTCTAAAGACATTGACGCTATTAGTGGAGCTACTTTGTCTTCACGATCAATAACTGAAGATATTAATATAATAAATTCACGAATTGCTGAATTAGTTAAACTCTAA